A window from Flavobacteriales bacterium encodes these proteins:
- a CDS encoding proline dehydrogenase family protein → MKPLSFENTEIAFQSKSTKQLNKSYWLFKLVGNNTLVKISPFLLKISFALRLPIKGLIKHTIFEQFCGGESIDNCDKRIQSLANYNIGTILDYSVEGKSSEDDFNRVTQETIRTILKAKEDDNIPFAVFKTSGLARLELLEKVSNSKMELNEEEKEEFKRVKERINSICTTAHKNNVRLFIDAEESWIQDAIDDIAISMMRKYNSEQAIVFNTLQMYRWDRFAFLKQSYADAENGNYFLGLKIVRGAYMEKERERAEKMGYPSPIQKDKASCDNDYNLALRFCINHIDKIALCAGTHNEQSSMLLTQLMAESNILKNDQRVYFSQLLGMSEHISFNLSKHEYNVAKYMPYGPVKDVLPYLIRRAEENTSIAGQTGRELGLIIKEKKRRA, encoded by the coding sequence ATGAAACCACTGTCATTCGAAAATACAGAGATTGCTTTCCAAAGTAAATCAACTAAACAGTTAAATAAATCCTATTGGCTATTTAAATTAGTTGGCAATAATACTCTAGTAAAAATCTCTCCTTTTCTTCTAAAAATTTCCTTTGCTCTAAGACTTCCAATTAAAGGTTTGATAAAACACACCATTTTTGAACAATTTTGCGGTGGTGAATCTATTGACAATTGTGATAAAAGAATACAATCATTAGCTAATTATAACATCGGCACTATTTTAGATTATTCTGTTGAAGGAAAAAGTAGTGAAGATGATTTTAATAGAGTTACACAAGAAACTATACGAACAATTTTAAAAGCCAAAGAAGATGACAACATCCCTTTCGCTGTATTCAAAACATCGGGACTAGCACGTCTAGAATTGCTTGAGAAAGTTAGTAATTCGAAAATGGAGCTTAATGAAGAAGAAAAGGAAGAATTTAAAAGAGTAAAAGAACGTATCAATTCAATTTGTACAACTGCACATAAAAATAATGTTCGTCTTTTTATTGATGCTGAAGAAAGCTGGATACAAGATGCTATTGATGACATCGCTATTTCTATGATGAGAAAATACAATAGTGAACAAGCTATTGTATTCAACACCCTACAAATGTATCGTTGGGACAGATTCGCCTTCCTTAAGCAATCTTATGCTGATGCTGAAAATGGCAATTACTTTTTAGGGTTAAAAATAGTGAGAGGTGCCTATATGGAAAAAGAAAGAGAAAGAGCCGAAAAAATGGGCTACCCCTCTCCAATTCAAAAGGATAAAGCCAGTTGCGACAACGATTATAATTTGGCCTTAAGATTTTGTATTAACCATATTGATAAAATTGCACTGTGTGCTGGAACACATAATGAACAAAGCTCTATGCTTTTAACCCAGCTTATGGCAGAGAGTAATATCCTTAAAAACGACCAAAGAGTATATTTCTCTCAACTCTTAGGAATGAGCGAACATATAAGTTTCAATCTCTCTAAACACGAATACAATGTAGCCAAGTATATGCCCTACGGCCCTGTAAAAGATGTACTCCCCTACCTCATTAGAAGAGCTGAAGAAAACACTTCCATAGCAGGACAAACAGGCAGAGAGTTGGGATTAATAATTAAGGAAAAAAAGCGAAGAGCTTAA
- a CDS encoding alanine dehydrogenase — MTNISSFGSGDLIPQEEKLELKKQAKSLFIGVPKEITFQESRIAIVPDAVQLLVSHGHEVLIESKAGEGANFPDSEFSEAGAKIVYDTKEIYQADIILKVEPPTIEEIEMMKGRQTLISALQITTRSKKFIEKLAQKKINCLAYEFIQDDSGMMPLIRSMSEIAGNTSILIASECLSNANLGKGLMLGGIAGVTPTEVVIIGAGTVGEFAARSAMGLGASVKVFDNSLSKLRRLQNDLNTRVFTSIIQPKVLKKALRRADVVIGALRSNDKRTPCVVSEQMVSQMKDGSVIIDVSIDQGGCFETSQLTNHSTPTFNKYGVVHYCVPNIPSRVARTASYSLSNLLTPIILKTGDFGGLDNLIVSDVGLRQGVYICHGMLTNKMVAEWFNLDYKEIDLIIASI; from the coding sequence ATGACTAATATTTCATCTTTTGGTAGCGGGGATTTAATTCCTCAAGAAGAAAAGTTAGAGCTCAAAAAACAAGCAAAATCCTTGTTTATTGGTGTTCCTAAAGAAATTACATTTCAAGAAAGTAGAATAGCAATAGTTCCTGACGCCGTTCAATTGTTGGTCAGTCATGGTCATGAAGTTTTAATTGAATCTAAAGCTGGCGAAGGTGCTAACTTTCCTGACTCTGAGTTTAGTGAGGCAGGAGCTAAAATTGTTTATGATACTAAAGAAATCTATCAAGCAGATATTATCTTAAAAGTAGAGCCTCCTACTATTGAAGAGATTGAAATGATGAAAGGTCGACAAACCTTAATCTCGGCTTTACAAATAACAACTCGCTCAAAAAAATTCATTGAAAAGTTAGCTCAAAAAAAGATTAATTGCTTGGCTTACGAATTTATTCAAGACGATTCTGGAATGATGCCTTTAATTCGTTCTATGAGTGAGATAGCCGGTAATACTTCTATTCTTATTGCCTCTGAATGTTTGAGTAATGCCAATCTTGGTAAAGGCTTAATGTTAGGTGGTATAGCAGGTGTTACTCCTACTGAAGTAGTCATTATTGGTGCTGGTACTGTAGGTGAGTTTGCTGCACGATCAGCCATGGGATTAGGTGCTTCTGTTAAAGTATTTGATAACTCTTTATCTAAACTTAGACGCCTTCAAAATGATTTAAATACACGTGTTTTTACTTCTATTATCCAACCCAAAGTTTTGAAGAAAGCACTTAGACGAGCTGATGTTGTTATTGGTGCATTGCGCTCCAATGATAAAAGAACACCATGTGTAGTTTCAGAGCAAATGGTATCCCAAATGAAAGATGGTTCGGTAATAATTGATGTAAGTATTGATCAGGGGGGCTGCTTTGAAACATCACAATTGACCAATCATTCTACGCCTACATTCAATAAATATGGAGTAGTTCATTACTGTGTTCCTAATATACCATCAAGAGTTGCTAGAACAGCTTCTTATTCATTAAGCAACCTACTAACGCCAATAATTTTAAAGACTGGCGATTTTGGTGGTTTGGATAATCTTATTGTAAGCGATGTTGGACTTCGTCAAGGAGTATATATTTGTCATGGTATGCTTACCAATAAAATGGTCGCAGAGTGGTTTAACCTAGATTACAAAGAAATTGATTTAATTATTGCAAGTATATAA
- the efp gene encoding elongation factor P: protein MATTADFRNGLCIKHNNDLWQIIEFQHVKPGKGPAFVRTKLKNLTNGRRLDNTFTAGVKIDVVRIENRKHQFLYADGDTYHFMNTDNYEQIYIDKSLINAPQFLKEGENADILFHAEEEKILGCDLPASVVLEVTYTEPGIKGDTATNTLKPSTVETGATVNVPLFINIGDKIKIDTRKGAYSERVKS from the coding sequence ATGGCAACAACAGCAGATTTTAGAAACGGACTTTGCATAAAACACAATAATGACTTGTGGCAAATAATAGAATTTCAACACGTAAAGCCAGGAAAAGGCCCCGCATTTGTAAGAACAAAGTTGAAAAATCTTACCAACGGAAGACGTCTAGATAATACCTTTACTGCAGGAGTAAAAATCGATGTTGTAAGAATTGAAAATAGAAAGCATCAATTTCTATATGCTGACGGCGACACCTATCACTTTATGAACACAGATAACTACGAACAAATTTATATAGATAAAAGTCTTATAAACGCACCGCAATTTTTGAAAGAAGGAGAAAATGCAGATATCCTTTTCCACGCTGAAGAAGAAAAGATATTAGGTTGTGATTTGCCAGCATCTGTTGTATTAGAAGTCACTTATACTGAGCCTGGAATAAAAGGCGATACAGCGACCAACACTCTCAAACCATCTACAGTTGAGACTGGTGCTACAGTTAATGTGCCACTATTCATAAATATTGGCGATAAAATAAAAATTGATACCCGAAAAGGAGCTTATTCCGAACGAGTAAAATCATAA
- the lpxA gene encoding acyl-ACP--UDP-N-acetylglucosamine O-acyltransferase, which yields MSNTFSNISPKAKIGKGVKIESFVSIGDDVEIGDNCWIGSNVTIMDGARIGNNCKIFPGAVISAIPQDLKFGGEKSIVKIGDNTTVREFATINRATNYSGVTSVGENCLIMAYVHIAHDCHIANNVILVNSVQLGGHVEIAEHAIVGGISAVHQFVKIGSYAMISGGSLVRKDVPPYIKVAKEPLSFIGINSIGLSRKGFSEDKILEIQNIYRNIFQSNLNYTQAIEKIKKDFSNSKEIENIIKFISESERGIIKGYKQ from the coding sequence ATGTCAAATACATTTTCGAACATATCGCCTAAAGCTAAGATTGGTAAAGGTGTGAAAATTGAGTCATTTGTTTCAATAGGTGACGATGTGGAAATCGGCGATAATTGCTGGATTGGCTCAAACGTCACTATAATGGATGGTGCTAGAATTGGTAACAATTGTAAAATTTTTCCAGGAGCAGTTATCTCAGCTATACCTCAAGATTTAAAATTTGGTGGCGAAAAAAGTATTGTCAAAATTGGAGATAATACTACCGTCAGAGAATTTGCAACTATTAATAGAGCAACCAATTATAGCGGAGTCACTTCAGTTGGCGAAAACTGCCTTATAATGGCTTATGTACATATTGCACATGACTGCCACATTGCAAACAATGTAATTCTTGTAAATAGTGTACAATTGGGGGGGCATGTAGAAATCGCAGAACATGCTATTGTCGGCGGAATTAGTGCTGTCCATCAATTTGTAAAAATCGGTTCATACGCTATGATTTCTGGAGGCTCATTAGTCAGAAAAGATGTGCCACCTTACATCAAGGTAGCCAAAGAGCCTCTGAGTTTTATTGGCATTAATTCTATTGGCCTTTCAAGGAAAGGGTTCAGTGAAGACAAGATTTTAGAAATTCAAAATATTTATAGAAACATATTTCAATCTAATTTGAATTATACTCAAGCTATTGAAAAGATTAAAAAGGATTTTTCTAATAGCAAGGAAATAGAAAACATTATCAAATTCATTAGTGAGTCTGAAAGAGGAATAATCAAAGGATACAAACAATAA
- a CDS encoding bifunctional response regulator/alkaline phosphatase family protein translates to MNLNEKITILWVDDEIDLLKPHIMFLEDKGYAIVTANNGVTAIELIEKQHFDLVFLDENMPGLSGLETLIKLKDKRSNLSVIMITKSEEESIMEEAIGSKISDYLIKPVNPNQILLSIKKHIDTKRLVSQKTNADYQKEFRAIGMKLGASMNKEEWEELFKKITFWELELERSGDAGMKQILEMQKAEANAQFFKYVKSNYKSWLTDQEDSPLMSHQVFRKKVLPNINEDTCTFFVVIDNLRYDQWKMIESSITADFRIDDESLYYSILPTATQYSRNAIFSGLLPLEMERLHKDWWKNDTDEGGKNMFEEQFLLAQLNRLGKSQIKTSYNKITNIDAGRKLVDNMQNLSHNNLNVIVYNFVDMLSHARTDMKVIKELAEDDAAYRSLTTSWFEHSPLKDMMSFISRNKHKLVITTDHGTVLVKKPTKVLGDKDLTTNLRYKQGRNMKYNNKEVFEIDNPKDVFLPSVNISSKYIFAREDYFFAYPNNFNYYVNHYKETFQHGGISLEEMIIPIVTLIPK, encoded by the coding sequence ATGAATTTAAATGAAAAGATAACCATTCTGTGGGTTGATGATGAAATTGATCTTTTGAAGCCTCACATAATGTTTTTAGAAGATAAAGGATATGCCATCGTAACGGCTAATAATGGTGTTACTGCAATTGAACTCATAGAGAAGCAGCATTTTGATTTGGTTTTTTTGGATGAAAATATGCCAGGATTATCGGGATTAGAGACTTTAATAAAGTTAAAAGATAAACGCTCTAATTTGTCTGTGATTATGATAACAAAAAGCGAGGAAGAAAGTATAATGGAAGAGGCTATAGGTTCAAAAATTTCAGACTATCTTATTAAGCCAGTCAATCCCAATCAGATTTTGTTATCCATTAAAAAACACATTGATACAAAGCGATTAGTTAGCCAAAAAACAAATGCTGATTATCAAAAAGAATTTAGAGCCATAGGTATGAAACTTGGAGCATCTATGAACAAAGAAGAATGGGAAGAATTATTTAAAAAAATCACCTTTTGGGAGTTAGAACTCGAGCGTTCTGGTGATGCTGGTATGAAACAAATTCTAGAGATGCAAAAAGCAGAAGCTAACGCTCAATTTTTCAAATACGTAAAATCTAATTACAAGTCTTGGTTGACCGACCAAGAGGATTCTCCATTGATGTCGCACCAAGTCTTTCGTAAAAAGGTACTACCTAATATAAATGAGGATACTTGTACCTTTTTTGTTGTAATAGATAATTTGAGGTATGACCAATGGAAAATGATAGAATCTTCAATTACTGCAGATTTTAGAATTGATGATGAATCTTTATATTACAGCATACTTCCAACTGCGACTCAATATTCTAGAAATGCTATTTTTTCTGGACTCCTTCCTTTAGAAATGGAGCGGCTGCATAAAGATTGGTGGAAAAATGATACCGATGAGGGAGGCAAAAATATGTTTGAAGAGCAGTTTCTTTTGGCACAGTTAAATCGACTCGGTAAAAGTCAAATTAAGACGTCATACAATAAAATAACAAATATAGATGCAGGTAGAAAGCTAGTCGATAATATGCAGAACCTGTCCCATAATAATTTGAATGTAATAGTTTATAATTTTGTGGATATGCTTTCCCATGCCAGAACGGATATGAAAGTTATCAAAGAACTTGCAGAAGACGATGCTGCTTACCGCTCATTAACTACTTCTTGGTTTGAACATTCGCCTTTAAAAGATATGATGTCTTTTATTTCTAGAAATAAGCACAAATTAGTCATTACAACCGACCACGGAACAGTATTAGTAAAAAAACCTACTAAGGTGTTAGGAGATAAAGACTTAACGACCAATTTACGCTACAAGCAAGGTAGAAATATGAAGTATAATAATAAAGAAGTCTTTGAAATTGATAATCCAAAAGATGTATTTTTGCCTTCTGTGAATATTAGTAGTAAATATATTTTTGCTAGAGAAGATTATTTCTTTGCCTATCCTAATAACTTCAATTATTATGTTAATCATTACAAAGAAACTTTTCAGCATGGAGGAATATCACTTGAAGAAATGATTATTCCTATTGTAACGCTTATTCCAAAGTAA
- a CDS encoding bifunctional UDP-3-O-[3-hydroxymyristoyl] N-acetylglucosamine deacetylase/3-hydroxyacyl-ACP dehydratase, whose translation MPNYQQTISTTQSISGYGLHTGRKSTLTFKAAPINTGIKFIRIDLENNPVIEASIANLDQTNRRTQLKKDDAIVQTTEHLLAALKGLEIDNLFIEIDSPELPILDGSSKMFTQVLSESGIEQQSAPRKVFKVTKTYRYIDEDTGSEYILEPASEFKIDVQIDYNSKVLQLSSAQLNSLSDFNNEISDARTFVFLHEIKPLFEQGLIKGGSLNNAIVFVEEKVNSKELLKLAEIFNKKDIDVKEQGILNNIDLRYENEPARHKLLDVIGDLALCGHYIQGHLKVIKPGHKSNIAFAKKLIQIMKKEAPIYDPNQNPVKDIHQIMDMLPHRPPFLLIDKIMELSDNHVVGIKNVTMNEDFFNGHFPGAPVMPGVLQIEAMAQAGGILLLSTVPDPENYLTYFMKIDKVKFKQKVLPGDTIVFKSELISPIRRGICHMFGQAFVGEKLVMEAELMAQMKKVK comes from the coding sequence ATGCCAAATTATCAACAAACTATATCCACGACTCAATCTATAAGTGGGTATGGGCTTCATACAGGAAGAAAATCCACCCTTACTTTTAAAGCTGCACCAATAAATACTGGCATTAAATTTATTAGAATAGATTTAGAAAATAATCCTGTTATTGAAGCTAGTATAGCTAACCTTGACCAAACAAACAGAAGGACACAACTCAAGAAAGATGATGCTATTGTACAAACAACAGAGCATTTACTTGCTGCTTTAAAAGGTTTAGAAATTGATAACTTATTTATTGAAATTGATAGCCCAGAACTACCTATTTTGGATGGAAGTTCAAAAATGTTCACTCAAGTATTATCAGAATCTGGTATTGAACAACAAAGTGCCCCAAGGAAAGTTTTTAAAGTAACAAAAACTTACCGCTATATAGACGAGGATACTGGTAGCGAATACATCCTAGAACCTGCTAGTGAATTTAAGATAGATGTGCAAATTGATTATAACTCAAAAGTACTTCAACTATCTTCAGCACAACTCAATAGCTTATCAGATTTCAACAATGAAATTTCTGATGCCAGAACATTTGTATTTTTACATGAAATAAAACCCCTATTTGAACAAGGACTAATAAAAGGAGGCAGCCTTAATAATGCTATTGTTTTTGTTGAAGAAAAAGTGAATTCTAAAGAACTTCTTAAATTAGCAGAAATTTTTAATAAAAAAGATATAGATGTTAAAGAGCAGGGAATTCTAAACAATATAGATTTAAGGTATGAAAATGAACCTGCTAGACACAAGCTTTTAGATGTTATTGGAGATTTAGCACTGTGTGGTCACTATATTCAAGGACATCTAAAAGTTATTAAGCCAGGACATAAATCTAATATTGCATTTGCTAAGAAATTAATTCAAATTATGAAAAAAGAAGCACCTATTTACGATCCAAATCAAAATCCTGTTAAGGATATTCATCAGATAATGGATATGTTACCGCATAGACCACCATTTCTATTAATCGATAAAATCATGGAGCTTAGCGACAACCACGTTGTAGGAATTAAGAATGTGACTATGAACGAAGACTTCTTCAATGGTCACTTTCCAGGAGCACCAGTAATGCCAGGTGTACTTCAAATAGAAGCTATGGCACAAGCGGGGGGTATATTGTTACTAAGCACAGTGCCAGACCCTGAAAATTATCTCACCTATTTTATGAAAATTGACAAGGTAAAATTTAAACAAAAAGTTTTGCCTGGAGATACTATAGTTTTCAAATCCGAGTTAATAAGCCCTATAAGACGAGGCATTTGCCATATGTTTGGACAAGCATTCGTTGGAGAAAAACTCGTTATGGAGGCCGAATTAATGGCTCAAATGAAAAAAGTAAAATAA
- the lpxD gene encoding UDP-3-O-(3-hydroxymyristoyl)glucosamine N-acyltransferase — protein sequence MVYRIEKIAKILKGKLVGDGNVHITKLSKIEEGSKGSLSFLANNKYEEFLYTTKASAVIIGSDFKIDFSRISTNLIIVDDAYQGFATMLQTFSESRNNIEGVHKHSSIEKSASIGKKCYIGSNVYISENVVIGNNVKIYPNCFIGENTSIDDNTILYAGVKIYDHCIIGKNCMIQSGAIIGGDGFGFAPNAENEYTKVAQIGNVIVEDNVEIGANTTIDRATMGSTIIRQGVKLDNLIQIAHNVEIGKHTVIAAQSGVAGSTKIGENCMIGGQVGIVGHLKIGNNVKIAAQSGIQSDINDNEIVQGSPAFSISDYKRAYVYFRQLPKLNSLVNRIEKEVNNILNK from the coding sequence ATGGTTTACAGAATTGAAAAAATAGCCAAAATTCTTAAAGGGAAATTAGTAGGTGATGGCAATGTGCATATTACCAAGCTTTCAAAAATAGAGGAAGGTAGTAAAGGAAGCCTAAGTTTTTTAGCTAACAACAAATACGAAGAATTTCTGTACACTACAAAAGCTAGTGCTGTAATTATTGGTTCTGACTTTAAAATCGATTTTTCAAGAATTTCTACCAACCTTATAATTGTAGATGATGCATATCAAGGTTTTGCCACAATGTTACAAACATTTAGTGAGTCAAGAAATAATATCGAAGGAGTTCACAAACACTCAAGCATTGAAAAATCCGCCTCTATTGGCAAAAAATGTTATATCGGCTCGAATGTTTACATCAGTGAAAATGTAGTCATTGGAAATAATGTAAAAATATACCCTAACTGCTTTATTGGAGAAAACACTTCTATTGATGACAACACTATATTATATGCTGGGGTTAAAATATATGATCATTGTATAATAGGAAAAAATTGCATGATTCAATCTGGAGCAATCATTGGTGGTGATGGCTTTGGCTTTGCGCCAAATGCCGAAAATGAATACACCAAAGTTGCACAAATTGGAAATGTAATTGTGGAAGATAATGTTGAAATTGGAGCTAATACGACAATTGACAGAGCAACCATGGGCTCAACAATAATACGTCAAGGTGTAAAATTGGACAATCTCATTCAAATAGCCCACAACGTAGAGATAGGTAAACATACAGTTATTGCTGCTCAATCTGGTGTTGCAGGTTCAACAAAAATTGGAGAAAATTGTATGATTGGTGGTCAAGTTGGAATTGTAGGTCACCTTAAAATAGGAAATAATGTAAAAATTGCTGCCCAATCTGGTATACAATCCGACATCAACGACAATGAAATAGTTCAAGGCTCTCCTGCTTTCTCTATTTCAGACTATAAAAGAGCTTATGTTTATTTTAGGCAACTTCCTAAACTGAATAGTTTGGTAAATAGAATAGAAAAAGAAGTAAATAATATACTGAACAAATAA
- a CDS encoding HD domain-containing protein: MKASSKIINDPLYGFISLQGGIILNLIEHPYFQRLRRISQLGLTSLVYPGALHTRFHHAIGAMHLMQKAINVLQSKGHIISNEEAEGAKIAILLHDIGHGPYSHSLEHSIVENISHEELSLFYMHKLNDELDGKLDLAIQIFKDEYSKSYLHQLVSSQLDMDRMDYLNRDSFYSGVQEGVVGAERIIKMLDVVNDKLVVESKGIYSVEKFLIARRLMYWQVYFHKTVVSAEQMLIKVLQRAKELSQNNIELFGTSSLQLFLKNNFTIEDFKSNPKVFEAFTELDDYDIMASIKEWQNHSDNILASLSNKIVKRELFKVTLLDEPMDNLSISRIKKNIMNTYNLDDTNVNYFLLEGEITNNAYKLNDSDINILFKDNLIKDLISAADKSTISALCNTVKKYFYCYPKNQLI, encoded by the coding sequence ATGAAAGCATCATCAAAAATCATAAACGACCCATTGTACGGTTTTATTAGTCTGCAGGGCGGAATTATTTTAAATTTAATAGAACACCCTTATTTTCAAAGACTTAGAAGAATTTCACAACTAGGACTAACCAGTCTAGTTTACCCTGGAGCCTTACACACGCGTTTTCATCATGCCATAGGTGCAATGCATTTGATGCAAAAAGCCATTAACGTTTTGCAATCCAAAGGTCATATAATAAGCAATGAAGAAGCCGAAGGCGCAAAAATTGCTATTCTACTACACGACATTGGACACGGTCCATATTCTCACTCCTTAGAGCATAGCATAGTTGAAAATATTTCACATGAAGAGTTATCCCTTTTCTATATGCACAAACTCAATGATGAGTTGGATGGAAAGTTAGACCTAGCAATTCAAATTTTCAAAGATGAATATTCTAAGTCATATTTACACCAATTGGTTTCCAGTCAGCTTGATATGGATAGGATGGATTACTTAAATAGAGATAGTTTTTACTCAGGAGTTCAAGAAGGAGTTGTTGGAGCCGAAAGAATTATTAAAATGCTAGATGTAGTAAATGACAAATTAGTCGTTGAAAGTAAAGGAATTTATTCAGTAGAAAAATTTCTCATCGCAAGGCGATTAATGTATTGGCAAGTCTATTTTCACAAGACAGTAGTAAGTGCAGAACAAATGCTTATCAAAGTCCTACAAAGGGCAAAAGAACTCAGTCAAAATAATATTGAATTATTTGGCACTTCAAGTCTTCAACTTTTTCTAAAAAATAATTTCACTATTGAAGATTTTAAATCTAATCCGAAAGTTTTTGAAGCATTTACCGAACTTGACGATTATGATATTATGGCGTCAATAAAAGAGTGGCAAAATCATTCGGATAATATTTTGGCTTCTTTATCCAATAAAATTGTAAAAAGAGAGTTATTTAAAGTGACACTTTTGGACGAACCAATGGATAACCTTAGCATTTCAAGAATCAAAAAAAATATTATGAATACCTATAATTTAGATGATACAAATGTTAATTACTTTTTATTGGAAGGTGAAATAACTAATAATGCATATAAATTAAATGATTCTGATATTAACATTTTATTCAAGGATAATCTAATTAAAGACTTGATTAGTGCAGCTGACAAATCAACCATTTCAGCACTATGCAATACGGTTAAAAAATATTTTTACTGCTACCCAAAAAACCAACTCATTTGA
- a CDS encoding DUF4258 domain-containing protein produces the protein MARRFFIFLFGVLLGVMVIRFAFPGRFVEYAQYFDMDYRVLYHLKSDTIYISPDAQCHLDCLSLDQKDVLNVLEGGSINFEKSDQRAEPCKYYVVEKERLSVGFDLCDEKVTLKNFSIEQDSCSCY, from the coding sequence ATGGCCAGACGTTTTTTTATTTTTCTCTTTGGTGTCTTGCTGGGTGTTATGGTTATACGCTTTGCATTTCCAGGTAGGTTTGTTGAATACGCTCAGTATTTTGATATGGACTACAGAGTTTTATATCATCTTAAAAGTGATACCATTTATATTAGCCCTGACGCTCAATGTCATCTTGATTGTCTCAGCTTAGACCAAAAAGATGTACTGAATGTTTTAGAGGGGGGAAGTATAAACTTTGAGAAAAGTGACCAACGGGCCGAACCTTGTAAGTATTATGTTGTTGAGAAAGAACGTCTAAGTGTTGGTTTTGACCTATGTGATGAAAAAGTCACCTTAAAAAACTTCTCTATTGAGCAAGACAGTTGTTCTTGTTATTAA
- the tsaE gene encoding tRNA (adenosine(37)-N6)-threonylcarbamoyltransferase complex ATPase subunit type 1 TsaE, which yields MKWICNELSQLDGISSEILKHSKSKKIAFHASMGAGKTTLIKSICEQLKVIDVVKSPTFSIVNEYISEINGKVYHFDFYRLEDKGEAFDIGIESYFDSSAYCFVEWPSMIDDLLPDDFDHIYIDVENEQRIIKLVFND from the coding sequence ATGAAGTGGATTTGTAATGAACTAAGTCAATTAGATGGCATTAGTTCTGAAATACTAAAGCATTCAAAGAGTAAAAAAATTGCATTTCACGCTAGTATGGGGGCTGGTAAAACAACATTAATAAAATCAATTTGTGAGCAGTTAAAGGTCATAGATGTCGTTAAAAGCCCTACTTTTTCAATTGTAAATGAGTATATTAGTGAAATAAATGGGAAAGTGTATCATTTTGACTTTTATCGTTTAGAAGATAAAGGTGAAGCTTTTGATATCGGTATAGAATCTTACTTTGACAGTTCAGCGTATTGTTTTGTAGAATGGCCGTCGATGATTGATGATTTATTGCCCGATGACTTTGACCACATTTATATTGATGTAGAAAACGAACAAAGAATTATAAAATTAGTATTCAATGACTAA
- a CDS encoding ribonuclease HII, which translates to MLKAFHSKGLTEAGCDEAGRGCLAGPVVASAVILPTNFRNKLLNDSKQLTHKQRQTLEPIIKEKALSWAIGVVSPQEIDEINILNASFLAMHRAIDKLERNVDLLLIDGNRFKTYKDIKHLCIVKGDSKFASIAAASVLAKNFRDELMLDLDSNFPQYDWKNNKGYPTAKHREAIRQIGACKHHRKSYQLLPAQIKIEF; encoded by the coding sequence ATGCTAAAGGCATTTCATAGCAAAGGACTTACCGAAGCTGGTTGTGACGAAGCTGGCAGAGGATGTTTGGCAGGTCCTGTAGTAGCATCAGCAGTTATTCTTCCAACAAACTTCAGAAACAAACTACTGAACGACTCAAAACAACTCACTCACAAACAACGCCAAACTCTGGAACCTATCATAAAAGAAAAAGCTCTCTCATGGGCAATTGGTGTAGTATCTCCACAAGAAATAGACGAAATAAATATTCTTAACGCTTCTTTTCTTGCAATGCACAGAGCAATCGATAAACTTGAAAGAAATGTTGATTTATTACTCATCGACGGAAATCGATTTAAAACGTACAAAGACATTAAACATTTATGTATAGTTAAAGGAGATTCAAAATTTGCTTCGATAGCAGCAGCATCAGTTCTTGCTAAAAATTTCAGAGATGAATTAATGCTCGATTTGGATTCTAATTTCCCTCAATACGATTGGAAAAACAATAAGGGATACCCAACAGCCAAGCACAGAGAAGCTATTCGTCAAATTGGAGCATGTAAGCACCACAGAAAAAGTTATCAATTGCTACCAGCTCAAATTAAAATTGAATTTTGA